From Arcticibacter tournemirensis, one genomic window encodes:
- a CDS encoding OmpA family protein, with the protein MNKLVLFLFTALFLSSCVVLSPKKYKSLLAQRDSLSNGLNEANARIESLEEEVFRLKSDTTLLHSQIADLTSKINGLNSNNANLRAASDKLSENLKRREARLKEVEDILRKRDEATLALKDKLQKALLGFQQSGLSVEIRNGKVYVSLTDKLLFSTGSIIIDEKGKQALAGLATVLKSQPEINISVEGHTDNQRVVNLGQIKDNWDLSVLRATSVVRYLTDVQQIESARLTATGKGQFQPIEDANTPEARSRNRRIEIVLSPKLDELYDLIK; encoded by the coding sequence ATGAACAAATTAGTCCTCTTCTTATTTACAGCTCTTTTCCTGAGTTCCTGTGTCGTTTTATCACCCAAAAAGTATAAATCACTGCTGGCTCAGCGCGATTCGTTGTCTAATGGCTTAAACGAAGCGAATGCGAGGATTGAAAGTTTAGAGGAAGAGGTCTTTCGTCTTAAGTCGGATACTACACTGCTCCATAGCCAAATAGCCGATCTGACGTCAAAAATTAATGGTCTGAATAGTAATAATGCGAACCTTAGAGCAGCCAGTGATAAGTTATCTGAGAATTTGAAGCGCCGCGAGGCCCGTTTGAAAGAGGTTGAGGATATACTGCGTAAGCGGGATGAAGCTACGCTGGCGTTAAAGGACAAACTGCAAAAGGCGCTGCTCGGTTTTCAACAGAGCGGGCTTTCTGTCGAGATCAGGAACGGTAAAGTATATGTTTCATTAACAGATAAGCTTTTGTTTAGTACAGGAAGCATAATCATAGATGAAAAAGGCAAGCAAGCGCTGGCTGGGCTGGCTACTGTTCTGAAATCGCAGCCTGAGATTAACATTTCAGTTGAGGGACATACCGACAATCAAAGGGTTGTAAACCTTGGACAAATAAAAGATAACTGGGATCTTAGTGTATTACGCGCCACTTCGGTGGTTCGGTATCTGACCGACGTTCAGCAAATTGAGAGTGCGCGTCTTACAGCAACCGGTAAAGGCCAGTTTCAGCCTATCGAAGATGCAAATACCCCTGAAGCAAGAAGCAGGAACAGACGCATCGAAATAGTACTCTCTCCGAAGCTGGATGAGTTATACGACTTAATTAAATAG
- a CDS encoding flavodoxin domain-containing protein — protein sequence MQVAIVYCSKHGATEKVVKLIGEKHNDNEVYFFNLLKGSAPEVKEFDRIIIGGPIYFGMIQNPIKDFCKQNARALLRKELGLFICCMLAEQQNELFENAFPEKLRLHSKANACFGWELNVGNLNFFEKLIVQKVANSHGGSHIDIPEIERFVNRMNSISNNHTVAH from the coding sequence ATGCAAGTAGCGATTGTTTACTGTTCTAAACACGGTGCAACAGAAAAGGTAGTGAAGCTAATTGGAGAGAAACACAACGATAATGAGGTTTATTTTTTTAATCTTCTAAAGGGCTCCGCTCCGGAGGTAAAAGAATTCGACAGGATTATAATTGGAGGCCCCATTTATTTCGGCATGATTCAAAACCCAATTAAGGATTTTTGCAAGCAGAATGCAAGGGCCCTTCTACGGAAAGAACTTGGTTTGTTCATTTGCTGCATGCTTGCTGAACAACAGAACGAGCTTTTCGAAAATGCCTTTCCCGAAAAACTACGCTTACACAGCAAGGCGAACGCTTGTTTTGGATGGGAACTGAATGTCGGAAATTTGAATTTTTTTGAAAAACTCATCGTTCAAAAGGTTGCAAATAGCCACGGCGGATCTCATATCGACATTCCGGAAATCGAGAGATTTGTAAACAGAATGAACTCGATAAGTAACAATCACACTGTTGCACACTAA
- a CDS encoding DUF4286 family protein encodes MILYNITFIIDDTVNSEWLEWMNEKLLPAVANTDLFISQRLLKVLDSPNAGETYCLQVTTNNIGNYHMFKQAHEPGIIRPLLESFENKLVFFNTLMEFID; translated from the coding sequence ATGATTTTATACAATATCACTTTTATCATTGACGATACAGTCAATTCAGAATGGCTTGAATGGATGAATGAGAAGCTTCTCCCAGCGGTCGCAAATACAGACCTCTTTATTTCTCAGAGATTATTAAAGGTACTTGATTCACCAAACGCGGGAGAGACCTACTGCCTCCAGGTTACAACGAATAATATAGGTAACTACCATATGTTCAAGCAGGCTCACGAGCCAGGAATTATCAGGCCGCTCCTGGAGTCTTTCGAAAACAAATTGGTATTCTTTAATACTTTGATGGAGTTTATCGATTAG
- a CDS encoding tetratricopeptide repeat protein, whose translation MKKLCCVLLVILSSFTVVAQLPDDDELAMQHYQTGDWEKAFTRYQMLFNEGRQPQYYDQYLNTLLKLRKYEEAQQVVSQMIKAQPDSYVYKVDYGRIFQDQGQQEKAGEWYNKLIKELPPNEYHIRDLAVAFYRASAYNYSIRTLLNGRKLLKDESAFSFDLLSLYRYQKDKQMLVNEYLHILGSDQGERFLSQAKSSIATIFETGEDYSILKAPLLRKMEKEPGNTIYSDLLVWTYIQQKDYSAALKQVIATDKRLREDGGRVYDLALLIGNEASLQAIEGLEYLIKKGPGSEYYIPAKMQILKHRMHLLTGGRFTDADLIKLEDSYTTLLKEAGKGKTTVFAMRELARLQAYYLNKPSEARTLLEEILKMPGLPASVTGQIKLELGDVYILTDELWEAALIYGQAEKEFADQPIGQEAKYRKAKLSYYQADFAWAKAQLDVLKSSTSQLIANDALNLSLLISENTESLADTNALIKYALADKLIFAGKLQEALSTLDSIDKAYPGNSLSDDILMSKSKVFLKQNNLQKAVECLLAITELYSYDVWADDALFILAETYETKLHDPEKAKMYYQKLITAFPGSLYVTEARKRFRNLRGDNVG comes from the coding sequence ATGAAGAAGCTGTGTTGCGTTTTGCTGGTCATTTTATCTTCGTTCACGGTGGTTGCTCAACTTCCGGACGACGATGAGCTTGCAATGCAGCATTACCAAACAGGCGACTGGGAAAAGGCCTTTACCCGTTATCAAATGTTGTTCAACGAAGGCCGCCAGCCCCAGTATTACGACCAGTATCTCAATACCTTGTTAAAGCTGAGAAAATACGAAGAGGCTCAACAAGTGGTTAGCCAAATGATAAAGGCTCAACCCGATTCGTATGTTTATAAAGTAGATTATGGACGAATATTCCAGGATCAGGGGCAGCAGGAGAAAGCAGGTGAATGGTATAATAAACTAATAAAAGAGCTTCCTCCCAATGAATATCATATCCGCGATCTCGCGGTTGCGTTTTATCGTGCAAGCGCTTATAACTATTCAATAAGAACATTACTGAATGGCCGAAAGTTACTTAAAGACGAGAGCGCGTTCTCTTTTGATCTCCTGTCTCTCTACCGCTATCAGAAAGACAAACAAATGCTCGTTAATGAATACCTGCATATCCTGGGCAGCGACCAGGGTGAGCGTTTTCTCAGCCAGGCCAAAAGCTCGATCGCAACTATTTTTGAGACGGGAGAGGATTACTCGATTTTGAAAGCCCCCCTGCTCAGAAAAATGGAGAAGGAGCCCGGCAACACGATATATTCAGATCTTCTGGTATGGACGTATATTCAGCAAAAAGACTACTCAGCAGCGCTAAAGCAGGTGATTGCTACGGATAAACGACTCAGGGAAGATGGCGGGCGAGTATACGATCTGGCGCTGCTTATTGGCAATGAAGCATCTCTTCAGGCTATCGAAGGACTTGAATATCTTATAAAAAAGGGCCCCGGGAGCGAATATTATATTCCAGCTAAAATGCAAATACTGAAGCATCGCATGCATCTTCTAACAGGAGGCAGGTTTACGGATGCAGACTTAATAAAACTTGAAGATAGCTATACCACTTTACTGAAGGAAGCCGGCAAGGGAAAAACGACGGTATTTGCCATGCGCGAACTGGCGAGGCTGCAGGCTTATTATCTGAATAAACCATCGGAAGCCAGAACGCTGCTTGAAGAAATATTGAAAATGCCTGGACTACCGGCATCAGTTACCGGACAAATAAAACTTGAACTGGGAGATGTTTATATCTTAACTGACGAATTATGGGAAGCAGCTCTCATTTACGGACAAGCAGAAAAAGAATTTGCTGATCAGCCAATAGGTCAGGAAGCCAAATACCGGAAAGCAAAGCTTTCATACTACCAGGCAGATTTCGCATGGGCCAAGGCTCAGCTCGACGTATTAAAAAGTTCTACTTCGCAATTGATTGCCAATGACGCCCTCAATCTGAGCCTCCTGATCTCTGAGAACACTGAATCTTTAGCCGACACAAATGCCCTGATAAAATACGCGCTTGCCGACAAGCTTATTTTCGCAGGGAAACTCCAGGAGGCTTTATCAACGCTTGACAGCATTGATAAAGCATATCCCGGGAACTCCCTTTCTGATGACATCCTCATGTCAAAATCAAAAGTATTTCTGAAACAAAATAACCTACAGAAAGCAGTCGAATGCCTGTTAGCCATAACAGAACTCTATAGCTATGACGTATGGGCAGACGATGCCTTATTTATCCTTGCTGAAACATACGAAACTAAATTGCATGACCCTGAAAAAGCCAAAATGTATTACCAGAAATTGATAACAGCTTTTCCCGGAAGCCTCTATGTCACCGAAGCAAGGAAACGATTCAGAAACTTAAGGGGAGATAATGTTGGATAG
- a CDS encoding DUF2461 domain-containing protein → MIASSTLTFLKSVAENNNREWFQDHKSEYTAARENVLDFTGKVIKGLARFDPSIPSDLPAKDCVMRIYRDIRFSKDKSPLKTNFGIAISSAGKNFKGPGYYVHIKPGECFIAGGSWFPPADELKSIRQEIDYNAEDWHRVIDDPEFVSLFGRPDTEGKLRTAPKGYTPDHPEIEFLKLKSFTMLRKVSERDLTSDESVEYVTGMFEKLYPFMLFLRNAIS, encoded by the coding sequence ATGATTGCTTCTTCGACCTTGACTTTTTTAAAATCTGTTGCTGAGAACAATAACCGTGAGTGGTTTCAGGATCACAAGTCGGAGTACACGGCGGCGCGGGAGAATGTTCTTGATTTTACAGGAAAAGTTATCAAGGGACTAGCCCGCTTTGACCCCTCTATCCCATCAGATTTGCCGGCCAAAGATTGCGTGATGCGTATATACCGTGATATCAGGTTCAGCAAGGATAAATCGCCGCTCAAAACTAATTTTGGGATTGCCATCTCTTCTGCTGGTAAGAATTTCAAGGGGCCGGGCTATTATGTTCATATCAAGCCAGGCGAATGTTTCATTGCCGGGGGCTCCTGGTTCCCTCCTGCTGACGAACTTAAATCGATAAGACAGGAAATCGACTATAATGCGGAGGACTGGCACAGAGTTATTGATGATCCGGAGTTTGTAAGCCTTTTCGGTAGACCAGATACAGAAGGGAAACTTCGGACCGCCCCGAAAGGCTATACACCTGACCATCCGGAAATCGAGTTTTTAAAATTGAAAAGCTTCACTATGTTAAGGAAAGTATCCGAGAGGGACCTTACTTCGGATGAGTCTGTAGAATATGTAACGGGAATGTTTGAAAAATTATACCCTTTTATGCTTTTTTTGCGCAATGCGATTTCTTAA
- a CDS encoding flavodoxin domain-containing protein: protein MKIAIIYCSKHGTTGKIAKLIAEKRSADDVDLVNLMDSDEPVVDQYDQIVIGGSIHYGRIQKNIKRFCERNTDKLIQKDLGLFICCMLDEKKEEQFENAFP, encoded by the coding sequence ATGAAAATCGCTATTATTTACTGTTCTAAACATGGCACTACGGGTAAGATTGCAAAGCTGATTGCTGAAAAAAGGAGTGCAGACGACGTTGATCTTGTTAATCTCATGGACAGCGACGAGCCTGTGGTTGATCAATATGATCAGATAGTTATCGGGGGATCGATACATTACGGAAGGATACAGAAGAACATTAAACGTTTTTGTGAACGCAATACTGATAAATTAATACAAAAAGATCTTGGCCTGTTTATCTGTTGTATGCTCGACGAAAAGAAAGAGGAGCAATTTGAGAACGCATTTCCCTAG